Within the Tachysurus fulvidraco isolate hzauxx_2018 chromosome 3, HZAU_PFXX_2.0, whole genome shotgun sequence genome, the region TTTTGTGACGCGGTGTGTATTCGTACAGACACCGTTAGCATGTCAGCTTCCTCTTCGACCAACTTTGTAACTGCTACAAAAACAACTTGGCCTTTGCTTCGTGTGTGTTCAGGAgatgtgtattagtgtgttgtgttttgtctctctctctgtctctctcttctgagAGTGTATGAGGTTTAAATATATTTCCGGGCAGTTAATgtaaatagacagacaaaccTGAGTTTTATTTCGGTAacgtttggctttttttttacgtCTTAACATGTGGCTTTGGTAAGAATGTTTTGCAAGAAGGTTTTCCACAGGTAGTGATGTAGccaagtgtgtgagtgtacccCGAATAGTGTCAACTAAACAGAGATTAAAGTCTAAACGCTTCAGAATAATAAACTCCTACAggttgatctttttttttttttttataccatgtAGAAGTGTGTAAATGTTCACCATGATCCCGGTTTAAATGCAGACTGGTATCTGACTTTGTGTTGTTCCTCTTCTTTGCGCTGTAGAGGGCAGTCCACACTGCACTTTACTCCTCCATCTATTGCtgctcttttcttttgttttctgtgtgtgaaaCATCAGCTGTACGTATTGATTGTGTGTGAACTGAGCCGGTTGTTTGTGATTGTAAACATCCCCGACTGGAagctgtgtgtgaagtgttgaGCTTTCAGTTGGATGTTTGCTGCCACTGACCATCAacgtcgtcgtcatcatccgTACTTGATTGAATACACGAAGAAGCTGTTTAATGCGAGACAAGGTGCTCAGATTGTCCTGTGTCAAGTGCAAATTGTACAAAGAACAAATAGTTCTTGTGAGTGTTGCATATGTTATAAAGTACTTTTTGCCCTTTTGCCTCTGTTGCAAGTTTAGTGACAGTCCAGCTGCAGTCCCTGTAAACATCCTACACTCAGCTGTAGTGTGGATGAAACGCTGAGAGGAGGGTGTTTGCTTTGACTGGTTGGAAAACCACCGTGATGCAGATTGTGGAAGAAATGGATAGCAACGCATAGAATTGTATAAATCTCGTAATCGGTATGATGAACCTTTGTATGACTGATAATCtgaataaaagtttatttattactgtgtcTCAGTTGGCTGCTGAGTTTGTTGTCAAGactgtaaaaacacaaaagctATATTAGATCAAGATATGTTTTGCATAAGGTGCAAGTAGTTTAAAAACTAAAGAAAGCAAAACCCCAGCCACAAGCACTAAAAGTCTTTCAAACTGTTACTTTATTGTGGTGGTTGTTTAATAAGGTTAAGGTTATTAATCAGAAGATAATTATcatcttaattaattaatcaactTACAGCAAGACACTCGTGTATGTAACCGGTATTGTGGAAAAAGGTTGCACACGTGTGATGAGAATTCCCAGTTATGTATGCTGGGAAAATTGTATAGAAGTGCagatgagttaaaaaaaaaaaaaaaaagcaaaggtCCAGGTGTAGCATGGAGCATATTGTTGTGATCTGCAGCAATACACagcaatttaattaaattttcttAAACTTCCTTTAGCATTTAAACACAGTGAAATGTTGTAGAGATTTCCATTAAGAACTagtcattttctgtttatttaaacgTCTTTTATACAGTTCATACCTTAGAGATGAGTTGGGATTCTTTTCTGGTGATctttgtttattctttgttaatccaagaatgtttataaaaaaaaaggtagctTACTTAAAAACATACCAAAAAAAGTTACTGTATGAGCCATCTAGTATGAGCTAGATATGAtatagtatatttttttttatttcataacgacatcaaacaccaaaatacatattttgttCAATGCCACATGAACAGGAGGTATCAGTCACATAGGTTACCAGAGAAgtacaaaaaagtacaaaaaatttaattattttaaaatattacatgttttctgaacttttttgttttttactttttccaaaGCAGTACTTTATAACTTGAAATCATTCATAAAATGGGACAGATTTGGTTTACAAAGGGCccactttgttttgtgtatatggTACTTTCCTAATACAATAAATAgctgtataatataatgttcATTACTTTCCATATTATCTCtctcataataaaaataatacatcaaATACACCCATTTCTACCACGCAACCCAATTTTCTACTAATATAATTTTCCACATCTTTCCATAAAAAGTCTTGAGTAGATACAATAATAAAACGGATGCAAAATTGTTTCTTTTACCTGACCACAAAATTCGGATATAATGATCATAGTCATGGCCATATGGTACATAGTGACGTCACAGTCTTATTCTCAGGGACCATAATAAGAGTAGAAAGAGTTAAAAAGGAAAACTACATTTCTGCATTGTGCTGATGAACTATAGACGttagaaaaagcaaaaaaaaaagtttacaattAGAAGCAGAAACCTGATCATATCAGATGATGATGCACTTGGAGCTGTATTTACACAGACTAACCTCCAGACCGCCAGGTGGCGCTGTCACCGAAACGCGCTCCATTCTCCTCGAACTCAAACCGCCATGTATGATGTCGCAGATTCGCCATAAACGCCTGCTAAAGtaatttttaatacaataaattccacttaaaatgtctttttttggaGCCATGAATACAAATAAGaatcttctgttgttttttggaCCGCTGGTTTAGTTCAGAAGCATGGACCCAGCACGAGCAGGTAGGCAGAAAGCGTTTTGGTTTACAGTAATGAAAAGAAACAGCTAATGCCGATGATGTGATGAGCAGGAAGCAGGTAAAACTAGCAGTAACTTCACCTCCTAAAGTTGGTGAATTAATTAATCATGGCACTGTTTCATTCTTGTCTTGCTTTAACAGTGCTTGCTTCTTATTTTTAACTCTTTACAcgctcactgtttttttttacagctgttttaatgattcagttcagttcataaACAAATTCGTCTCGAAACTAATATTCAGTAAACAAACTCACTCCAGCTGACTTGCTGTAAACCCTGCGGCTAATTAGCATAATGCTAAATATCGGTGTTCTGTAGCGCCACGTTCGGTTTATTGTCACACAGGAAACGTGTTTAATTGTTTAGTAATCGAAACATACTGTAAATTATGAACTCTGAGCTCATCTGCAGGAAATTACACCACAGTAGAAACTAAAGTGTTTCATTCTCCCATAAAGAAACGAGATATCATCCATGTCTGGACCATAATACAGTAAAAGttattaatgtctgttttgtattgttttcatTCGACACTTTACACCAAACACCTAATCCTGACTGAATTGTTGATGTTTTGAATGACTCAGGATGCTTGAAACCCAATGAAGCTTGTTAGATAAGTGACAAAATGACCTGGATATctgtattaaacaaacaaactaaacaaaaacccCAGCTACTCAAACACCTGATGCAAAATAGCTTACGGATATTTCCTAAACCATGACTTCAAATCCTGATAATGagctaaagattttttttaaagagagatATGTTACGTTACGGGCGAAACGATGACGGATGAATCGCTTGTAACCCCAAACAGTTGTTACTGTTAACACTGCAAACATGTTCACCAAACATGGCCTACAGCAGAACGTTTTCTCATCTGGTTTATTGGAGAATAATAATTGAGCTCACCATCTGCTTGTAAGAAAAAGACACGAAGACACAAGAAACATCCCCAACAGCTCTCAGACTAATGATCAGTGATCAGCAAATCAAACCACAAACCTGTTCAGTCGAATCAGACGCTCCAGAGGAAAGGTGAAGTTCTAATCCAAATACGTTCGTTTTccaaattttggaaaaagttgttgcaTCTCAGGTTCAATCCCATCTCTAAAAATAGCCTGTTTGAAAAATTATAATCTGGTTTTCGACCTTTGCATAGTACTGAGACTGCTATGGTAAAAGTTGTTAATGATCTGCTGACGTCAGCCGATTCTGGACTTTTAACCATACCTACTTATTCTACTCGATTTAATGAGACTTGATGAGGCAATTTCTCATCAAGTTCTCTTAGATAGATTACTCTCTGTTGGAATTACCGGTGTCCCTCTTAGTTGGTTCAGATATTATCTCTCTGGGTGCACTTGATTTTTTCAACTTAAAAATTTTAGATCATATGTTTCACCTGTTACAGCTGGTGTCCCTCAAGGCTCTGTTTTGGgccctgttttatttattatttatttactaccaTTCTGTAACATTTTTAGGAAATATGGCATCAGTTTTCATTGCTATGCTGACGACACCCAGCTTTATTTGTCCTCTAAGCCAAATTCTACCCTTCTTTCCTCCTCTCTTTTGGGCTGCTTAGAAGAGATTAAATCCTGGTTTTCACGTAACTTTCTCAAGCTGAATATTGACAAAACAGAAGTTTGCCTTGTTGGTACCAAATCTAATTTGTCAAAATCTAACAGTTTCTCACTTTCTGTTGATAACTCTCTTATGGTGATTTTATCATCACCACTCAACTGTACGGTGTCCTTGAGTGCCCTGAAAGGcaccttttaaataaaatgtattaatattactttattattacattatgatatgatatgacatGTCGAGAGCATTTCCTTCtttggttttaaaataaaaacatctattGTACTGTTATTGTTGAGGTGAGCTTGGAACACTGCTCTGTGAGATATGTTACGTTACGGGCCAAACGATGACGGATGAATCGCTTGTAACCCCAAACAGTTGTTACTGTTAACACTGCAAACATGTTCACCAAACATGGCCTGCAGCAGAACGTTTTCTCATCTGGTTTATTGGAGAATAATAATTGAGCTCACCATCTGCTTGTAAGAAAAAGACACGACACAACAGCATCTTTATCAAAGTTAGAAAGTAGCAGAGTGAATACATGTCAGTATGAAATATAATCAGTTCTTCCTCAGACTCCTTCATTTCTCAAATGATCTCGGTGATGATCTGAACACCCTTAAGAACAATGGACAAGAAGATATCTGTAGGACGACACAATTTCAGCAGTGTAGCTCCTGTGCTTTATGTCTGATAGGTGATTAGTAGTGAGATGGAGGATAAATAAAGCTGTTCCTCCAGACAGTGTAGGaggagaaagaaatgaatatcGGCTACATTTTTGGAGACACTATTACTTACTTTTTTCAGCTTTTCCATGTCTGAATCTGGTGGTGTTAATAAATCGGTGTAACCGGCAATGTTACTGTGACTTTAGTGCTTTAGGATTCATGAAGTCTCTCTTGTCTTtctatttaactttatttaagcATTTTTCACATGGTGGCTGTTTGTATTTACAGAGGGATCTTCAGTCTTCATGTGTAAAATATGCAACCTGTTCTCTCCTAACAAATCACAACTCCAGTCTCATGTACTTGAGAAACATAGTGACGAAGATGGAGCTGCTGAGGACTTTATAATTCCACTCAAACCTTTACATGTACCAGGTACGTCATCGAACGCCTCGATATCTGTAAGAACCTCATGCTGTTTCACACCAGATCCATAATAGATGTAACGATTTTTCAccttttatttaacattcattattattattgcatctATACtaacttacatttttttgtagcggtcataaagagaaaaagaggtaGACCAAAGGGATCTACTAAGAAAGCCCAAGCAGATGTACCGGGGCCTAACCAAATTTCCAGTCAGTCGAAGAAGGATGATTGTGATGTGCTGTCTGAATCTCCAGTTAATACCCAGCACACTGAAGATGGCACTGGTTTGGAGTGCAAGAAATGCCAACGCAAATTCAGCAACAAACGTCAAATTTCCAAACACATCTGTTTCGCAGAGCTGAAAGATGAGGATGACTTTCACAGTAAGAGTCTTTCTGGTCTTTGTTCTCATAAAACCATGTTAACCACCAGAAACCTGAATACAACCGTCTTTTGAGTACATGAGATCATTAACTCTCTTCTCACCCAGGTGAGGACATTAATCTTACTGAGGTcatagaagaagaagacacaGATGTAGAATGCTCACCAAAGAAGGCCAGACCATTAAAAGCAGACAAGGCTTCTAGTGTAAAGGACCCCGACTCAACAGGCTGCACCAAAAACCCCATCGTCAACGTGGTTCTTGCAGCACATGAAGCCATTCCTGGTGAGATATTATCATACAGCTTTAAAACTGACCATAGACCCAGTCTTATCAAGGCGTTGTTGTATTGCAGGCACTATAAAAATAGTCCCCATTGAAGCTGCTCCAGCTGAGGCGGTTATGCTACCTGAAGAATCTGCAGGAGAGTCCATGCAAAAGAAAGGATACCAAGAATATGCCATACAACAAGCTGCTTATGAAGTGCCTCTGAAATCGAACAGGTACACCCATGTGCCCCATGTTCAGAACACTGTAAAAAcatcattcttttattttaaaaaaaacattgccaAATTGTGTCCTATGCTGTCACTCCCAGTGGCTGAAAagtttctttcattcttttatcATTCGTGGagggcccgagactcaaacccacaaccttagggttaggagtcagactctctaaccattaagctAAGAGAGCAAAAACCGGTCTTGTTCTATGCATAGGAGTGATGGTGTACTCTCTCACCTGTCCGTCACagcaacactagccaatcaGGGGTGtctgtatgtggaagagggtagaCAGATCATAAATAATTAGCAAATGCCCAGTGTCCTGACATTTTGTCACGTGCTCCACCCTAATATTTATCGcgttgaagtgaagtgaagtgacgtgacgtacagctaagtacggtgacccatactcagaattcgttctctgcatttaacccatgtgaacacacacacaccgtgaacacacacccagagcagtgggcagccatttatgctccggcgcccagggagcagttgaggggggattcggtgccttgctcaagggcacctcagtcgtggtaatGCTGGCCcaagacttgaacccacaaccttagggttaggagtcaaactctctaactattaggccacgacttcccgtGTACAGCCGCTGTGTCTGTAACTCATTTAAGCTGTTACCCATcagatgtttgatttttttcccccactgtcTTTTTCCACAGGATAGGGCAGACCCAGCTGAAAATTTTCACCTGTGAATACTGCAACAAGGTTTTCAAATTTAAACATTCCCTTCAGGCTCACTTGCGAATCCACACCAACGAGAAGCCTTTTAAATGCAGCCTGTGTGACTACGCCAGCGCTATCAAGGCCAATCTCAGCGTCCATATGAGGAAGCACACCGGGGAAAAGTTTAGCTGTGAGCACTGCTCATTTAACTGTTTGAGCAAGGGTCACCTAAAAGTGCACGTGGAGAGGGTGCACCAGAAAATCAAGCAGCACTGCCGCTTCTGCAAGAAGAAGTACTCCGACGTCAAGAACTTGCTGAAGCACATCCGAGAGAGCCACGACATGGAAGACGGGAAAGTCAAGGACTCTTACAACAAGTACCGTCTCCAAACCCGAGAAGGCAAACGGCAGCTGCTCTACGACTGTCATGTCTGCGACCGTAAATTCAAGTACAAGTTAGAGCGAGATCGCCATCTGATGGTCCACGGAAGCAACCGACCTTACGGCTGCGAGTTGTGTGATCACGGCTGTACAAAGTTTCAAGCTCTTCAGGCTCATGTTAGAAAGCATCCCTTTGTGTATATGTGCTCAGTTTGCCAGCAGAAGTTTGTCAGTACCGTTCGCCTCAAGTTGCACCTCAGTGAGTCCCATCCAGGGATGGATGAAGCCACGACTTTCGCTGATTGTATCCAGAGCAGTTTCTGCCTGTTGAAACCTGGGGATGACATCCAGCAGGACATGCTGAGACAAGACGAGCTGGAGATCAGCAAAGAGCTGTCCCTCCTCAATGCACAGGAAGTGCTTGCTACTGAAATGGACAGTGTAGAGGAGTGTCAAGGTCCTGGTAGTTTAGCTACACAGGAAACGGTACATGGTCCCCAAGAGGACATAGCTTCAACAGAGATCAACAACTGTCCGGTTATTGACATCAACGCAGCTGAGGAAGCACAACTGCATGGCGGAGTTTCTGAGGATTTACTCGACAAAGAACAACTGCAGGATAATTTGCCAAACGTGGAGTCTAGTGTAACAGAACTGAATAATTCTGGTGAACGCAGTACAAATTTGCCCCCATCACAGACACCAGTGCTGTCAGAAAATGCCACTACAGAAATGATGGTTCCTCAGACTGAGTCCAGTGTTACTCCAAGCAGCCCTCCCCCTAGTGGTACGGAGGATCTGGCAACCACACAAGCAGAAGAAAAATCAGCGTTTGTGCAGATTTTAGAACAAATGCAGAAAAGAAATCTAAACATGGATGTTTTTGAGAGAATACGGAAAGTCTACGGAGATCTGGAGTGTGAATACTGTGGTAATCTTGTATATACAGAATGTTTCCtggttgttcttgttttttttcaacatgTCTCTTCTTTGTTTTCAACGCATCttaactctgttttttttattataggtAAGCTGTTCTGGTATCAGGTGCACTACAACATGCACGTAAGAACACATACAGGAGAACATCTGCATTACTGTTCCCAGTGCAATTACTCTTCCATTACTAAAAACAGCCTGAAGCGTCACGTAATCCAGAGACACAGTAACGTCCTCCTCAAGTGCTATATAGAAGGATGCCAGTACTCTACACCTGACAAATACAAGCTGCAGGCTCATGTTAAAACTCACGTAGAAATTGTGAGTACAAAGGATATTTATCTGGGGAATAAAAAATCAATAGATCTTGAGTTTAATTCAttgatttgacttttttttttaaggttaagAAGAGCTTTGTGTGTCCCCTCTGTAAGAGTGCATTTCCTGAAGACAAAATTAAGCATCATAtcagatccatccatccaggtaaaaaaaaaaaaaaagtctctgggaatttttttctcttttctccgtCTATGTTTTTTATGAAGAattgtgtttttaaagtgtttttcctGTTTAGACACATCACTAACATACACTTTAGAGTCACTGGGAATACGTGCCCATTTAAAAGGTGTGATAGGAAAACGAGCCTTAAAGTGTCCGTACTGCGACTGCTACTTCACAAAAAATGGAACCGACATGCAGCAGCACATCTGGGCTCATGAAGGTGAgctaataaataacagaaatctCACAAGTGTAGGTGCAAACTCAGAAAATATCATCTTTTTCCACCAAAACAGCAaaattttctttatgttttgtttaaaaatctcCGTGAacgtatacagtatgttaatttttttcccttatCGGCTATGTTTGAAATCCACCTGTAATACACCCTTCAAAAAAACacccttttttgttgttt harbors:
- the LOC113647348 gene encoding zinc finger protein ZFAT isoform X1; this translates as MDPARAEGSSVFMCKICNLFSPNKSQLQSHVLEKHSDEDGAAEDFIIPLKPLHVPAVIKRKRGRPKGSTKKAQADVPGPNQISSQSKKDDCDVLSESPVNTQHTEDGTGLECKKCQRKFSNKRQISKHICFAELKDEDDFHSEDINLTEVIEEEDTDVECSPKKARPLKADKASSVKDPDSTGCTKNPIVNVVLAAHEAIPGTIKIVPIEAAPAEAVMLPEESAGESMQKKGYQEYAIQQAAYEVPLKSNRIGQTQLKIFTCEYCNKVFKFKHSLQAHLRIHTNEKPFKCSLCDYASAIKANLSVHMRKHTGEKFSCEHCSFNCLSKGHLKVHVERVHQKIKQHCRFCKKKYSDVKNLLKHIRESHDMEDGKVKDSYNKYRLQTREGKRQLLYDCHVCDRKFKYKLERDRHLMVHGSNRPYGCELCDHGCTKFQALQAHVRKHPFVYMCSVCQQKFVSTVRLKLHLSESHPGMDEATTFADCIQSSFCLLKPGDDIQQDMLRQDELEISKELSLLNAQEVLATEMDSVEECQGPGSLATQETVHGPQEDIASTEINNCPVIDINAAEEAQLHGGVSEDLLDKEQLQDNLPNVESSVTELNNSGERSTNLPPSQTPVLSENATTEMMVPQTESSVTPSSPPPSGTEDLATTQAEEKSAFVQILEQMQKRNLNMDVFERIRKVYGDLECEYCGKLFWYQVHYNMHVRTHTGEHLHYCSQCNYSSITKNSLKRHVIQRHSNVLLKCYIEGCQYSTPDKYKLQAHVKTHVEIVKKSFVCPLCKSAFPEDKIKHHIRSIHPDTSLTYTLESLGIRAHLKGVIGKRALKCPYCDCYFTKNGTDMQQHIWAHEGVKPYKCSLCDYASRSKSNLKAHFNRHNTEKTHLCDMCGKKFKSKCTLKSHKLMHSADGKQFKCTECTFTAAQKPQLLRHMEQHVSFKPFRCTHCHYSCNISGSLKRHYNKKHPGEQYSNTGPGTPTSETVIEQGGVKCPVCNYVYGTKWEMNRHLKCKHGLKVVENQWEVVESAEEPNTQYLQIAETEDVQGTEAAVSVLQNLRFNTQNGVVSATATDRLDPASVNILQQIIELGTENPDTVASVVAMAPGTVTVVEQVTEEEQQTDHAMMIHDALQQATVGLGEEHHLVVSSDDVEGIKTVTVYTQGEDASQFIVYVQEAVQTEESTTEVT
- the LOC113647348 gene encoding zinc finger protein ZFAT isoform X2, with the translated sequence MCKICNLFSPNKSQLQSHVLEKHSDEDGAAEDFIIPLKPLHVPAVIKRKRGRPKGSTKKAQADVPGPNQISSQSKKDDCDVLSESPVNTQHTEDGTGLECKKCQRKFSNKRQISKHICFAELKDEDDFHSEDINLTEVIEEEDTDVECSPKKARPLKADKASSVKDPDSTGCTKNPIVNVVLAAHEAIPGTIKIVPIEAAPAEAVMLPEESAGESMQKKGYQEYAIQQAAYEVPLKSNRIGQTQLKIFTCEYCNKVFKFKHSLQAHLRIHTNEKPFKCSLCDYASAIKANLSVHMRKHTGEKFSCEHCSFNCLSKGHLKVHVERVHQKIKQHCRFCKKKYSDVKNLLKHIRESHDMEDGKVKDSYNKYRLQTREGKRQLLYDCHVCDRKFKYKLERDRHLMVHGSNRPYGCELCDHGCTKFQALQAHVRKHPFVYMCSVCQQKFVSTVRLKLHLSESHPGMDEATTFADCIQSSFCLLKPGDDIQQDMLRQDELEISKELSLLNAQEVLATEMDSVEECQGPGSLATQETVHGPQEDIASTEINNCPVIDINAAEEAQLHGGVSEDLLDKEQLQDNLPNVESSVTELNNSGERSTNLPPSQTPVLSENATTEMMVPQTESSVTPSSPPPSGTEDLATTQAEEKSAFVQILEQMQKRNLNMDVFERIRKVYGDLECEYCGKLFWYQVHYNMHVRTHTGEHLHYCSQCNYSSITKNSLKRHVIQRHSNVLLKCYIEGCQYSTPDKYKLQAHVKTHVEIVKKSFVCPLCKSAFPEDKIKHHIRSIHPDTSLTYTLESLGIRAHLKGVIGKRALKCPYCDCYFTKNGTDMQQHIWAHEGVKPYKCSLCDYASRSKSNLKAHFNRHNTEKTHLCDMCGKKFKSKCTLKSHKLMHSADGKQFKCTECTFTAAQKPQLLRHMEQHVSFKPFRCTHCHYSCNISGSLKRHYNKKHPGEQYSNTGPGTPTSETVIEQGGVKCPVCNYVYGTKWEMNRHLKCKHGLKVVENQWEVVESAEEPNTQYLQIAETEDVQGTEAAVSVLQNLRFNTQNGVVSATATDRLDPASVNILQQIIELGTENPDTVASVVAMAPGTVTVVEQVTEEEQQTDHAMMIHDALQQATVGLGEEHHLVVSSDDVEGIKTVTVYTQGEDASQFIVYVQEAVQTEESTTEVT